TGTAAGCGGGAGAGTCACCGTAGCAAGACGCGTTGCGATCCCACGGAGAGAGATAGACACCGAACTTCATGCCATACTTCTTGCAGGCGTCGCGCAGCATGCGCACCACATCTCCCTTTCCGTCTTTCCAGGGTGACGAGGCTACAGAATGCCGGGTGGTCTTAGTAGGCCAGAGGCAGAAGCCATCGTGATGCTTGGCAGTGATAAGCGCCATCTTGAATCCGGCATCCCTGAGGGCACGCACCCACTGTTCGCAGTCCAGCGCCGTAGGATTGAAGACAGAGGGATCTTCGGTTCCGTCTCCCCACTCGCGCCCGGTAAAGGTATTCACGCCGAAATGCAGGAAGGCCGTCAGTTCCATCTGCTGCCATTCCAACTGTTGCGGGGTGGGAACCAGCCGGGAAGCCATGTCAAGCTTCCGGACGGCGGTGGCGCCTGCGGGAAAAGTCACATGCTTTTCAAAAGAGCGCTCCTGCGCCTGCAGTCCCGTGTGGACTGCAAGCAGGAGGCTGAAGGTCAGAAGAAAATGTTTCATGGTGTTTTTTTTAGTAAATGAGTAATCTTTTATTTCAGTGGCAAAGATACAATCATTATTTCAAAAGGCAATTATTATTTCAACGGACGGATAGAGAAGCGGAATGTAAACTCCCTGACCGGTATGCGGTACTGTGGCAATACGCCCGGCCCGCAGGTAGCCGTACCCACGCCCGTCTGCTCCGCATCCAAGTGAACCGTCAGCCTGCCTTCACGCTTCAACTGATTGATATGCGTGGCTGCATCCAGACATTTGTCGGTGAAGGGAATGACACTGAACTGGAACGGTGTGCTGCTACGGAAGTCCAGTCCGTAGCCTTCCTCGTCGGCAAGCTGCATCCAGCGCACATCCGTACGGTTGCCCGTGGCCTGAGGGCGGACATAGTAATGGAACATCCGTTCCACATCCGTATGGTGGATGCCGATGCGTCCGGAACAGTTGCGGTCAATGTATGTCTCATGGTCACCACGCCCCAGATAGCTTACCTTGCCATAAGTGTCGGGCATCTCGAAAGCGATTCCCACACGCGCCAATGAAGTCACAACGGCGGTGTCGGGCGCGAAACGCGTCTGCACCTCCAGCGTGCCGTCCTTCTTCAGCGTATAGACAAACGAGGCCGAGCCTATCCTGTCATTCTTCTCGTTCAGCAGCTCCACTTCGGCACGGCTGCCACGGGCAGTGCTCCTTACGGAAAGCGCACGCTGCTTCAGCTTGTCGAGTCCCGCCTTCTTCCATGCCCTTGCACCGCCTTGCCTTTCACGGTTGTCATTATCCGTCACAGGGCGATAGAGGCTCAATGCCACGGGCGACAGAAGATACTCATTGCCCTTGTATGTATAAGAGCGAAGACTGCCCGTTGCAGGGTCAACGTCTATCTTCACTTCACCCGAAAGCACAGGTTGCGGAACCTTATGGCCACGGTTGCCTGCAAGGACAAACTGGTCATACGCCACTTCGTGATCCGTCGCGATGAAAGGGGACGCATCGACCGGAGTCCAGCTCAGGTTAAGGTAAGCCTCACGGACATCGGCAGGCAGACGCACTGCGCCAAGCGACACTCTGACCGTGGTGTGCGGGGCGGCACTTACCCTGCGTGTTCCTCCGGCCAGTGTCTTCCCATTGTCGCCCACCACCTGCCAGTGCAATGTATAGGCATCGAGGTCGGTAAAGTCATACCAGTTCTTTATGCTTAAAGTCAGGTTTCCGCTGTCCTCCAAAGAGGTCTTGATGTACTGGAAGTCCTTCTTCACTTCAAGCAGGTGCGGATGCGGCTCACGCGCGGCGCTCACCAGCCCGTTGCAGCAGAAGTTGCCGAAGCTTGGCACGTTCTTCGGCCCGTAATCACCGCCGTAGGTCCAGTACCAGCGTCCGTCGGCGTCAACCTCACGGAACGACTGATCCACCCAGTCCCAGATACAGCCTCCCTGCACCATGGGTTCATTCTCAAACACATCCATGTATTCCTTCAGTCCTCCGCCGCTGTTGCCCATGGCGTGCAGGTATTCGGTCATGATGAAGGGACGGTAAACTTTCGGCTCCGTCTGCCGGGCGTATGCCTTCAGTTCTTCCACGCTGCGGTACATGCGGCAGTAGATGTCCGTATTGTAGTTCTGCTCGGCGCGTTCATACTGCACGGGGCGCGTGGGGTCAACAGACTTCATCCGGTCGTATGTCCGTTCAAAGTTGATGCCGTTTCCGGCCTCGTTGCCCAATGACCAGATGACGATGGCAGGATGGTTTTTGGATCGTTCGTACATCCGCAGCGTGCGGTCCATGTGGGCAGGCAGCCAGGTGCTGTCCTTGGCCAATGACGCGGGTCCGTAGCCCATTCCGTGAGATTCCACGTTCGCCTCGTCTATCATGTACAGTCCGTAGCGGTCGCACAACTGATACCAGTAGGGATGTGTGGGATAGTGCGAATTGCGCACTGTATTCAGGTTGTTCTGTTTCATCAGGCGGATGTCCTGCTCCATCAGTTCACGGCTGACGGTACGCCCCAGTTGTGAGTGCTCGTGGCGGTTGGCTCCCTTCACCAATACGGGCACACCGTTGATGCAGAACCTGCCGTCCCTGATTTCGGAAGTGCGGAATCCCACGTTGCAACCCGTCAGGTGTGTCACCCTCCCGGCATTGTCTTTCAGCGAAAGAACCAATGTATAGAGGTTGGGATGCTCGGCACTCCAGCGTTTCACATCCGGCAAGGATTCGGTGTCGAAGGCAAGGAAGTTGCTCAGGCCACGGCTCTTGATGCGCTGTTCCCTCTCCAGTACGGTCTTTCCGTCGGCGTCCAGCAGACGGTAGGCCAGAGAGGAAACACCGTCGGCACTGCCCTCCACGGTAGCTTCGAGGCCGAAGATGCCTTCGCGGTATTCTTTCTTGTCGAGCGAGGCGGTCACTTTATAGTCGGAGATGAACCGGCGGGGAGTGCTGTAAAGATATACGTCGCGCTCGATGCCACTCAGCCGCCACATGTCCTGACATTCCAGGTAAGAGCCGGCACTCCAGCGATATACTTCGAGAGCCACGGTATTCTCAACGCCGGGATTCACGTAGTCTGTGATATCCCATTCGGCGGGTGTCTTTGATCCCTGGTTATAGCCCAACCGATGGCCGTTCACCCAGATGTAGTAGAACGAAGTCACCCCTTCGCAGCAGATCACCACGCGGCGGCCGTTCCAGGCGGCAGGCAGGGTGAAAGTACGGCGGTAGGAGCCTACCTCGTTTTCCTTGTAGGGCACGAGGGGCGGATTCTTCTTGAAGTTGAACAGGGGGTCGTCAAATTCGTAGGTTTCGTTCACGTAGATGGGCGTACCGTAACCCTGCCGTTCCCAGTTTCCGGGCACTTGGATGTCTGCCCATCCTCCGGTGTAGAACGACGGTTTATAGAAATCTTTCGGCCGGAGATCCGGATTCTTCACCCAATGGAACTTCCACGTACCGTTCAGGCTCATGTAGCAGGGCGATTGTTCATAGTTGCCGTCGCGCACGGCAGAGGCTTCTCCATAGGGCCATACGTAGGTATGCGGCGCCAGTTTGTTCTGTCCCACGGCATACTGGCTCTGCCATTCGGGTTGCACGGTCTGCACAGTCTGTGCCATGACGGCGGCAGGGATGAAGCATGTCATCATCAAATGTAAAAAGGTTCTTCTCATGATAATTGTATTTAAGAGCTTATTCAATATTAATCGAGCGTCACTCCACCATCACTTCGTCAAAGTAGATGCGCGCCTCTTGTCCCGGACGTACATGGGTGGCGGGGCAATGGCCCGCACCGCACGCCACGATACGGACATAGCGTGCCGTGTGGTCTATGTCCAAAGTCACGTCCTCCTTGAAAGTGCCCTCGCGAAAGATGTCTGCTCCGTCAAAAGTCCGTTCCGCAGCCTTTCGGTAGTCCTTGTCGTCGGCCGAGAGCCATGCCTCTATCTTCGCAGGTTTGTGTGCCGCCATGCCGTAGTTGGTAATCGTGCCCAACGTCAGACGGCTCACCGCTTCGGGCTTCTCAAGGTCGATGGTGAAAGAAACGGTATCGTTCTTCGCCCACGAGCACCATTCGGAATCGGTATATTTCAGGCTTCCGCGCACACCGTTCACCAAAGTGTAAAGCCCGTTGGCTCCTGCTCCGCGTATCGGTTTGCCCGTGGCCTTGTTGCGGCCGACAGGCAACTCCAGCGTACATCCCATCTGCCTGCCGCCGGCAAAGGTGGCGGCCCGCAACGTGCAGGCGGCGTCAAAGAACAATTCTTTTGTGTAAAGGGCCGATTGCGCCGCGGGCATGCTTCCGTCGGTGGTATAGCGTATCTCCACATCGGGACGGATGCAATCCAGCGATACCTGCAAGCGTCCGTCCGCGGGTGTCACCGTCTGCTGTATATTGTACATGGAGCGCGCGCAGGTTATTCCCTTTGCCTCGACGTGTGCGTTGAGACGATCCATCGCCTTG
Above is a window of Bacteroides helcogenes P 36-108 DNA encoding:
- a CDS encoding glycoside hydrolase family 2 TIM barrel-domain containing protein, producing MRRTFLHLMMTCFIPAAVMAQTVQTVQPEWQSQYAVGQNKLAPHTYVWPYGEASAVRDGNYEQSPCYMSLNGTWKFHWVKNPDLRPKDFYKPSFYTGGWADIQVPGNWERQGYGTPIYVNETYEFDDPLFNFKKNPPLVPYKENEVGSYRRTFTLPAAWNGRRVVICCEGVTSFYYIWVNGHRLGYNQGSKTPAEWDITDYVNPGVENTVALEVYRWSAGSYLECQDMWRLSGIERDVYLYSTPRRFISDYKVTASLDKKEYREGIFGLEATVEGSADGVSSLAYRLLDADGKTVLEREQRIKSRGLSNFLAFDTESLPDVKRWSAEHPNLYTLVLSLKDNAGRVTHLTGCNVGFRTSEIRDGRFCINGVPVLVKGANRHEHSQLGRTVSRELMEQDIRLMKQNNLNTVRNSHYPTHPYWYQLCDRYGLYMIDEANVESHGMGYGPASLAKDSTWLPAHMDRTLRMYERSKNHPAIVIWSLGNEAGNGINFERTYDRMKSVDPTRPVQYERAEQNYNTDIYCRMYRSVEELKAYARQTEPKVYRPFIMTEYLHAMGNSGGGLKEYMDVFENEPMVQGGCIWDWVDQSFREVDADGRWYWTYGGDYGPKNVPSFGNFCCNGLVSAAREPHPHLLEVKKDFQYIKTSLEDSGNLTLSIKNWYDFTDLDAYTLHWQVVGDNGKTLAGGTRRVSAAPHTTVRVSLGAVRLPADVREAYLNLSWTPVDASPFIATDHEVAYDQFVLAGNRGHKVPQPVLSGEVKIDVDPATGSLRSYTYKGNEYLLSPVALSLYRPVTDNDNRERQGGARAWKKAGLDKLKQRALSVRSTARGSRAEVELLNEKNDRIGSASFVYTLKKDGTLEVQTRFAPDTAVVTSLARVGIAFEMPDTYGKVSYLGRGDHETYIDRNCSGRIGIHHTDVERMFHYYVRPQATGNRTDVRWMQLADEEGYGLDFRSSTPFQFSVIPFTDKCLDAATHINQLKREGRLTVHLDAEQTGVGTATCGPGVLPQYRIPVREFTFRFSIRPLK